The genomic region cTGATTTTGCTCTAGATTTTAGGTAGTGTAGAATCATGAGTATTTATCGacggtcaaaaaaaaaaaaaagattgtaTGTACAATATTTAATAAACAGTATAAAAATTTTAATTCCTTTAAAAAAGGTGAACGACATTAACATTTCACTATTACTCTAATCTTACCCCTTCTCCTTCATTTCTTGActtcttcttttgcttcttcTTTCGGCGGCGGAGCAGCTtctgccaccaccaccggcggCGGCGGTTGTGGTGCAGAAGAAACACCTGCATCAATGCAACTTCTGCAGCTACTTTCTATACAGCCTTCAACTTCACCATCACCTCCAGAATGTCTTCCTCCACATAACCGTGCAATGAACCCTGCTATCACCACAACAATGGTTATCACCGCCAGTACCACCACCAGCGTCTCGATTGACCGGTGAGTTGAGTGGCTCTGTGACATGGAAACTGGTGGTGGTTCCACCACTACCAGCGGTGGTAGCTGGTCATCGTCGGTACTTCTTTTTACTGTTATCAGTCTTAACGTTAACATTACCATGATGATTGACAGAATGTTAGTGTGAgagtgaagagagagagagagagagtgaaaaaTATTGGCAATGTTTAAAGGGTTTGGGTGATAAAAGTTGTTGACTGCCGTCTGTTGTGGTCTTAAATGACAATCTGAACCCTGTAAGTTTATTAAATTGACAAGAACGTTTATTGAGATTTTGTTATaaaaaactaggttataaccccgtgaattacacggggttgaataaataaattttatataataaataataaaacaatatatttttaaaaaatctcatttattgtacgggttgattaaatataaatttatatattaaataataaaaagttatatctat from Helianthus annuus cultivar XRQ/B chromosome 10, HanXRQr2.0-SUNRISE, whole genome shotgun sequence harbors:
- the LOC110882334 gene encoding uncharacterized protein LOC110882334; its protein translation is MVMLTLRLITVKRSTDDDQLPPLVVVEPPPVSMSQSHSTHRSIETLVVVLAVITIVVVIAGFIARLCGGRHSGGDGEVEGCIESSCRSCIDAGVSSAPQPPPPVVVAEAAPPPKEEAKEEVKK